Within the Miscanthus floridulus cultivar M001 chromosome 2, ASM1932011v1, whole genome shotgun sequence genome, the region TGCGGTCTTGGGTGTAGCGCTGGTGGTTGTAGACCCAGGAGTTGGCGACGAAGACGACGGTGCCCTTGCCGGGGACGCCCTCGAGGGTGAGCGTCTTGAGGAACACCTCCTCGGTCTGGTGGTTCCTGACGAGCACGGCGCCGGGGATGCCCTGCGACTCGTCCCACTCGAAGTTCACCCGGAACACCGTCTCCCCGTCCGTCTTGGACTTGAGCGACACCACCGCCTCCTCCAGGTGCGCCGGCTTCCCGACTCTCCCCTTGCCCCCATTGCCTGCGTGCGTTTCGAAACGAAAACTGCTTGTTAAATAACAGATAGGCCGGCGTgggacaaggaggaggaggagcttgtaTTACGGCGGTCGGCCTTGGTGGCGCTGACGAGCTGGAACGCGAGCCCGGTGTCCTGGCCGAGGATCTGGTGGATGCCGTCGAGGAGCGACGCCTGGAAGTGGTCCAAGATGAGCGCGGCCTTCTTCACCAGCACCACGGTGCCGCGGATCCGGCCCTCCTTCCACGCCGCCTTGTTCTTCCCCGTCAGCCGGTCCGCGAACGCGTGAAGCAGCATCCTCGCGTCACTCGGTCAGGGCAGCAAGGACACCGTGCGTAGGACTAGGAGTGGCCTCGCCTCGCCTGCTTGTGCTGTGTGTCTACTGCACGAGgactgctgctactgctgtctGCTGACACGAGCTGGGAGCCTGGGACTGTGGGTCCTAATTATAGGCCGTCGCGGACTAGCAGCCACGCTCGCGTGCGGCACGTGGTGGTACCGGCCTCCACTGTTCACACCCGGCACCGCGGCAGGGACCAGGGTCCAGGCTCCAGGGCCAAGCTCTGGCTGTCCGTATGTGCATTTTCGCCCACCGAGGCGAACGTGGAACACGGAGGCGCTCAGTTGGGTCGCGCTTCGGCCCGTACGCATTTGAGTTCTGGGTTCTCTGGATTTCGAGCGGTCCTGGCAGAGCCTAGCCTAGCTTTGAAGACGTGCAAAGAACGGATGACGCATCCATAGGATCCCCATGCACCATGCTGATCACATTTTTTTTTCGCGAACATACAATATACTTAATTATACTTTATTTCATTAAGAGGTTAGAAGTGTTGAGAACAGACATGGGCGCCGGAGGGATGCGAGAAGCAAGGCACAGACGGCTGCCATCTAAACAGTCTCCAGAGCTTAGCAGACATGTTTCCGGAAGAGAAGAATAAAATGAAAACAAAAAGTTAGAACCATATTTTATAACGTGGGAAcgttaaatatatattttcgaatCGAGAACGTGAATGTTCCTCAAACAATATCCCAGAACGAGAAACATGATCATGCACATTTTACGTTTTCGGCTGATAATTAGCTTAAGAGCGGCTACCAAGATTACATTGTACACTATTACACGGTTCAGTTTATAGAACGACGCCAGCCTACCATGCCGATCACGTTTCAGTGCCCCTGATGACGCATTCAATTAGAAGGTAGATGCATGGCAAGTAAAAACAAGAGATTTGCTAATCTACTCTACGCAGACCGACAACTTTTATAGTTGATAACATTTTCATTCAAGAACATCTAGGacacaaatattttttttaaaaaaaaagttaatACAAACGATGACATATCTGATATCTAGCCATAACTCATAAGTGATGATGTGGTGTGGTGGTAAATAAATAGTGCACGAGCCTTAAAGTCGTGGGGCTTGAATCCTTGACAATGCATGCACCTAGAAAACCAGGTGACTTGTAACATTTTATTTTATATAGTCACTTGGGTGATAAATTTTTAcgttgtttttcttttttgtaaATTTTTGTAACATTTCTTAAGTTCTATTTGGCACAACTTCTCCACTAGCTTCACAAGCGGTTCAAATTTGTTTTGCGCTAAATGAGTCTTTTGCAAATACCTTCGAAGATAAAGCTCTTTGAAATCTGTTCTCACATTTCTTGAAGCTAAAAATAGTAGTTTTTCCTAGCTTTATCTCACACCTATGGCCCCAGCATGTGTGGAGGACGGATTTGCCCCACGCCTAAAGGGACGACGATACACGGGCGTTGCGGGCTCGGGCGTCGGGGCACATGGTTGTTGGGAGCGTGGGCGCATGGTCGAGACTCGAGAGGCATGGACGCTACCGTGGCCTGGAGCACGTGGGCGTGGCCAAGAATTATGTGGCCATGATCATATCTTTTTAGTTTTGATGGTTGAGATGATAACACAAATGTAGAACTAACACtacggatgaaaacggatcggatacggacggatatcatcgatattacatttgttttcgtatttctgtccggattcggattcgaatatggatagtgtcaactatgtcggataggatacgattggatatcgacatcataaatatgcgatttgagtattcggatacggatatgatATCGGATGTCGGATATCCGAACTCGGAtacagacagatctcaacccctctaaacggattcggtttcgaatacggtcggaaaatatccataccgttttcatccctaactaaCACTTTTGTAGAGTGGTAAATCAAAATCTCTCAATtcataacatttggagataaaatAACTTAGCTTAACTAGTTTTGGGAGTAAAATCAATCAACAAGTTTTATAGGTGCCAAGCAGAGAATACATTGTTTGATACTAAAATAGTCTTTTTATTTGAATGTTAAGTGAGGCCACTCTCAATGCAAGGTTTTACGGCTCGGTTTTCAAACTGCCACGTCAATTTTATAGCTTTAAAATGAAGAATGAAACTAGCATAGTTTTATTTCACTATTCCATATGCTACCAGTAGCATTTAATTCCTGTATGTTGTTGTGATCAAATGTGGCATATGATCTGTGTAGCCATTTGTTGATGGAAGTGCTGCATGCTTAAagattatcaaatggatccagaCATCCAGTAGACCCGTAGAGGTCAACATGAGATAATCGGCAACCGCCGCTTGAGTGCCTTCCCCAAACGCTCCGCACCGCCGGTGGCGGCCCACCCGGAGGTGAGCGGATCGCAGGGGCTGCCAAGAAGAACGACTCCCCTCTCGACGACGCCGTCCGCGTTGCCGGCGATGAGCACAGCGACGGCTCCCGCGGCGCGCCACCGTGACGTGGCCGCGCACGCCACTCCATGCCTCTCGAGCTCGATGTAGTCCTCCACCCGGCCGAGGTTGACGAACACCGCCTCCGCGACGGCCCCGTCCGGCGCGTACGCGTGATACGGCGGTAGACGCGGCGCCCCTCGTCCGCGGGCTCCTCAAGGGACAGGCGCGCGAGCAGGAGCCATCGGGCCGGAGCAGCACGGCACTGGCGAGAAAGCTGATGGCGCACGGGATCGACGGAGATGAAATTTTTTTCCCTCAACGCAGATGGTCTGCTGTTTCCAAAAACTTGGAAACTGCGCTTAATCGTTTCACCCCCACAAAACGTTTCCGTCTCTCTCCTCCTGGGTACATGCAAAAATTCTGTTTTTTTCCTGATGTGTCACTCTATTTAATACCCATAAAACTCCTGTCCAAACTAAGACAGGCCTGATCAGCCGTTTTCGTTTAATCAACTATTTATCTCATTTAATTAAGTTAATTAATTGTGTAGTCCCTTTAAGTGGCCATATAGACCAAATAAACGCTATACGATATGAGTCCAATTGTTTACTGTTTAGCGTGCGTTTTGGTGAACATTGGTGTGTCTTACTGTCTCTATATTGGAATCAAATCCCTATCTGAAGAGTTACAGTAGTCTGATAGGCTAAGAAATGAGCTGACAAACTTTTATTCTTAACCAAGAAAAAACATACATGAGAACATTATTTAGGCGTGGCTCCTCTCTCAACCCTACAGATCATGGTAACAGATAACAATCTTCATCTCCACCCCCTACCCTGAAACTGACAAAACCAACGAAGAAACACATTGTACGGCGCAGCACAACATTTAcataccaatataccatcctacTAAAGATACAATCTGACCAGGCTCATATGGAGATGCTGTTGGGAATGCCCATGGCAGTAAGCCCCTCGCCCTTCTCGCCGGTAACGTCCGACGTGTTGGGGTACAGCAGCATGTATGGCATTTCCACTGGCCCCTTTCGGTTCTTCAAGGTCGGGTTGTCGTTCATCGTCTTGATCCGTTTCTCAATCTCCACCAGCCGGCTTCCGAATCTTTTGAACGCATCCAACGCCTTGGCGTCTGACGTCCAGCGCTCAGGCTCATCACGCTGGCCGAGGTACACCTCGTCGGAGGAGTGCTTGGAGAGGATCTCAATGAGCGAGATGCCCAGGATGGTCTGGAACTGGCTGGTAATGGTGCGGATGAACACCATGTCCGCTTCCTTCTGCCCCGCTTCCAACTTCTTGTAGTCATCGCTGCCCGGCTCCGGCATCGGCCGCCGGCTCACCGTCGGCCGGTTCGGGAGGTACCCGGCGTATGGATACTGCCCAAAGTTGACAGCTGCGTGCAGCGCAGATGCCACCCAGATGATGGTCGTGCACGTCCTAGCCAGCTGCTGGACGGTGTTCATCCTGGGCCACCAGTCTCGATCCTTAAGGTCGCCGTGCGCCTCCTCACGCACCTCCTTCCACCATGCCTGCAGCTCCACATCACGCTGGAGCTCACCGTCGTTAGAGTAGTAGACGTCCAAGTACTCTTTGACCCACTGCTCAATCGCCCACCAGATCACGAGCCCATCAACGGCATATGGGTAGTCCTTGATCAGCAGTCGGACACCATATGGGCTTGACTGGTCCGGTACAGCCACACCTCTGAAAGCACAACCAGAAGAGTAACCCGTCAAAATCAAACTGATTTTGGAAGCTCTTCTGCATTACCATCTCGTCGCTTCTATAAAGCTTTTACGGTCAATGTAGTATGCACGTACCTCTTGACGAGATCTGCGGGGAGAGCCTGCTCGTTGAAATTCCAGCTCTTGTACACGTCGGAGGACATCCCTAGCGCGTATTTTCCAGGGAACACAGTGAGCTCGAAGATGCCACCGGCGTTGATGAGTGTCTGGCGTGCCAGGGCGTTGATGTTCAATGTGTCACGGTAGTGTGGGCTCAGCAGCTTATGCACGGGATGCACCACGCTGAGCTGCCGATTTGTTGCGATTGCGAACGGCTCGATCACCGCGTGCGTGTTCAGCCTGCAAACACATGAAGACACACAAGATCAGTGTCTCGGTatctcaaaagaaaaaaaaaaagggcagacccagtgccgaagGCTCCTATATgagcggggtctggggaagggaaaaaccgaggcaagccttcctccccgcaaaatctacggagaggttgcttcgaacccacgacctggtgactcagcgAGACAGCTCTCAGAAGGCACCAGAAACATTTAGTGTTTCGGTAGCAACAGAACAATTAAAGGAAGAACTCTGTACCAGTGGCTGATCAGCTGATGCCAGGCAGAGTCGTTTACGCAGGCGTAAGCCTTGGCAAGTTGCCAGAGATGACCCTCCACGCCAGTATGAGCTGCGGTGTACACCTTGCTGACTGTGCCGTGCTGCTCACCGTCAGGGTGGGGCAGGCTCAGCTCAATGGCCAGGGGCTTCAGGGTGCCATCGTCCTTCAAGAACAGTAGGGTCCTGCTTGCATAGATGAAGTTTCCCTCCAACTTGTTGATCTTGTTGAGGTAAGGCATGAAACTATCATGGTGGTCTAGGATGAAGAGCCTGTTGTTCTTCAGTGCCTGCACAGTGTTTGTTATGGCAATCAATCGATGGTTTTAAGCAATTATCTGTATTGAATCTTTGAGTTATATGTGAATGTGTTTAGTCCAGCATACATTCTGCACTGGCAGGCCTTCCAGGTTATGCTGAATATGAGCTTCAGTGATCTTGCTGGTATGGTCTCCATATTGACTTGGGTCCAGGGTACTTTTAGCAGGGAACTCCTGCGAtcatgaagaagaaaaaaaaattaaggcTCTTTACTCGATTCTGGGGCAAGTGTATTGCCTGGTCATATGATACAAGATGCTAACCGTCAGGCGTTTGATGATTACTGGGTTCACGCCTGCAAGTGTCTCTCTCGCAAACTCCTCATCAGTCCTCCAGCCAAACTTAAACTCTGGAGCCTTTTTCAATACATCTGGTGTATACCAAGATTGAGCCTTAGTCATGATAACTATTTTTAGTTCAAACACCGGATTAACATAGTAGAAAATTACCAAGAAGTTCAGTTACCTGATTTGATGATATTTGGAAGGGGCATCTTTAGGGGGTGGTCATGACTACCATTTGGCAGAATACTTCTAAGGAACTCACTGGGGATTCTCTTCCTGACCTCTGCTATTAGTGGATTGTTGGGTGCTTCTGGACCCAGTTCATAGAGCCCGAGGATATCTTCGAACGAATCAAACTCCTTTGGCGTATCATCGATGATCCCTAGTGTCGGAAGAACAGCCTCAATGATTGCCTTCAGTGAGTAGCCAAGGAAGTCTGACATCTTGAGATGCCCAAACCGTTCATCACGCGGGACGTAAATATTCAGGTTCAGCAGAAAAAGCCTGCTCTCTGAATTTGGGTCTGCGTAAAAGGTTAACCAACAAGGATTTCAGCCAAATTTCTGACATCTTATATGGACCAAAATGTAGCTGACTTCAATTTACCTTTTTCTGTTGGGTGCCGGCCAGTTCTGCAGCGACGGGGATATGGGTGTTCTTGGTTGCCACCAAGGATCGGCCGAGCATGGTCTTCACCCTTGTCTGGCTCACCAAGGTCATTGTAGTAGTCATAACGGTAGACGCGATCATGCTCCTTGTATGGTCCAGGATTCTCATCACCACGGAGTATCTTGAGTTCATCTTGCCGATAAGGCACCAATGTCGCAGGCATTTTGCTTGGCAGATAGGTCTGCAACACAGGAATAGAGTGACTGGCCTGTTTTTTTATAGCCTTGGAGAAATATAGTGCTGGCAGAAGTAAAGCGTATGATGATTAGCTGATAGGTCTGCTTATTTCCCCCAATATCTTATGAGAGGAGAGAAAAGGCTATATTGACTAGTGTTCTAGTGTTTTCTGTTGCGTGGATCTAGTACCGATAATACCCAAAGAGAAAAACTACAACCATGAAAATCACGGTGAGTAAAGTGATAATTTTTAATTCCACTCAGCAAATTATCAAGCCATACCAACCATCAAACTGTTTCCACAACTGGGTTAATCTATCTATGTGTATTTGTTATGGTGCAACATGAACCAAATAGTTCTCCTGCGTGTTAAAAAAGAAGAACATCCTTCCTCTCAATATaatgatatgcagctctccttcgtgtttgtgaaaaaaaaaatagtgcAACATGAGATAATTTAGATTTCAGGATTCAATCTGTGATAATGTGATGGTACCAGAATGAACACATAGGAGAGCATTATACAAGACTCGTTATCTTGCTTCTGATATCCATCAGCCAGTTCTGGATCAACAAATGAGCATAATGAATATGCCATGATGGATCCTTTCCAAAAGCTTAACTAAGCAGCACAACTTGGAGATACTTTAGTCATGTGCTACTAAAGGTACTAAGGAGCTGCTGATCATGAGCAACTTGCTGTTTTAATCCAAGGCAATCAGTAAAAAATCGTTTAGCCTTGTTGAAAACATGAGGCAAGCCAAGTGTTTTATCATCTCcatctacaaggactacgacTTCCACGTGGAAACAATCAGTGCCTATTTTTCTAATGTCTGTGTCAGTGATAAGACAACGTTAGATAGTGCTAACGATGCACATGCATCTAGTGAAGCCCTATACAGAAATCACACAACAAATTACTGTAACCGTACCTTGTAGTTGCAGTGGCAGCAAGCAGTAAGCACAGCCGAACACTTTGATTGCTGCTGGCTAGCCGTAACATGAGCGATGAGTGTGTGGGTGCGGGTGTTCGATAGTACATGTTGTGTACAGATATAGCAATGATTGTCGATACAGTACGGTCATCTGTGGACTTGACCCGAAGACCAAGCTGGCCAATTTGGCAGCTAGTAAACCGGATCTATCCAATCCAGGTGAACATTAAAAGAAAAAGAGCTAATAGCAGAGTACTTATTCTAATCACGGCTCTATGCACTTTTCAATAGATAATGCGTAACATTAGGATCTAGGTACAGCTAACATGGTACATAATTCATAAAAAGGCTTTTCGCTTTTAAAATGAATAGTTGACCAGCATCCAATCCGTGGTCCCTAACCACGTTTCGTTGCAAATCAGCTTTGAATGCGTTTACCAGAatcaagtgttttttttttctttttggcatTTGATCAATAAAGCATTTTTATTCTTAGCAGCAAAAATGTAGCCCTCGAGTTTCAATGGCGTATGTATATGCAAGTTTCTCGTAATCGTAACTAGCATGACTGCGTGAGCACAAATCGCACCATATTGCACTACTTCAGTTTTTTCCAAGGACAGAGATTGGTGTGCGCATTTGATCAAAACACAAGATTTCGCATGTTCCCACTTAGATTAGATGGTGATTTTCGCTACACAGGCCATCGCAGTTTTTTCTTTAGGCACGATCGTGATGCATCAGCAACGGGACCGACCACTGGACCAGCGAACCCAAAACGAAGGACGCAACGGGACCACTGGTCCAGCGAACCCAATGCAAAACGAAGGACGACGCATATGTCAGAATACTCACGTCGTTGGCGAAGAAGATGCGTTCCTGGGAGTAGAGCTCGTGCGGGTAGATCCATGAGTTGGCGACGAAGACGACGGTGCCCCTGCCGGGGACGCCCTCCAGGGTGAGCGTCTTGAAGAAGAACTCGGCGTGCTGCAGGTTCCTGACGAGCACGGCGCCCGGTATCCCCTGCGACTCGTCCCACTCGAAGTTCACCCGGAACACCGTCTCCCCGTCCGTCTTGGACTTGAGCGACACCACCGCCTCCTCCAGGTGCGCCGCCGTCCCCACCTTGCCACGGCCCCCATTGCCTGAAATTTAGTTTAACCGATCAATCATATTGTCGCTTGCAGTGAAAATTCCAGTAAAATTTCGACTGGTCCTAAACGCCTCCAGGTCTCGATCCATGGTGGAAGTGGAATAGTAGACCCATCGACTTGCGACGGTCGCGCGAAGCTGAGAGACGTCGGAGTATTGCCGTGGAAGCGATGACGAATGTGAGGTTCCATGTGTCGTGTTGTGCAGTGCCGCCAAACGCGCCATCGCATTGAATTCAATGGCTCCAACAACTCTTCCATGGCGCAGTTCGAAGGCGGTGTTTTAGTTCGGTAAAGTTGTACAGTGAAGATTCCCTAatatagcatttcgtttgtatttgtgaattattatcTAAATAttggttaattaggcttaaaagatttgtctcgtaaagttaaagcaaactgtgtaattagtttttgattttcgtctatatttagtacccTATGTATGTACCATAAATTTGATATGACGGGGAattttctttttgtatagtgcacTTTCTAGGAGTTTGGAGAAGTAAAAAAGGGCCAAACTTGAAACCGCAAGGCCTGCCACGGCAAAACGCCATCCCTGTCCATGGACATGGAAGCAGCCAGGCAGGCAAGCAGTTCCTCGCTGCGGGTCCCACATACCGGCGACCAACTCACGGCTCGCCATTATTACGCCTGAGGATCCTGTCCCCTCCTCCGTCAAGACTCGCAGTTTGTCGCTGGACGAGCACAAATTCTACAGATTTCATCACAGTTGGTTGAATTTATTGATGAAATGTTGCCTATCCTATATTTATTAATTATAGAAAAAGAGGAAAGGGGAAACCGAAATGCACGGCGAAACGCATGACGTACGGCCAGCGAGCGCGCGGCCGGCGTCACGGCCCGCGGCCACCGGGAGCGGGGCCAGCGGGGCGCGCGTTCAGTATTGAGATACGCAAGGGGAAGGGGCATGAGGCAGGGGCGCGCTTACTGGGGTCGGCCGCGGTGGCGCTGACGAGCTGGAAGGCGACGCCTTCGTCCCAGCCGAGGATCTTGTGGACGCCGTCGAGGAGCGAGGCGTTGAAGTCGCCGACGTCCAGCACCTCCTTCTTGACCAGCTTCACCGTGCCGCGGATCTTGCCCTCTTTCCACGCCTCCTTGTTCTTCCCCGTCAGCCGGTCCGCAACCCCGTGCCAGAACATGGCCGCtctctcgctcctcgctcctcgctcctcgctcctcaggcACAGGTAGAGAGGGCGGCGGGCGGGGCGGAACGCGGTGGTTGGTGGATGGATGGCTTGCCTGCTCTCGCTCCCTCGCCTGCCAATGTGATGTGCCGGCAAGCAAGGCAGGGGAAGGCAGGGCAGGTTATGGAACAGCCGCCGCCCTGCGCCGCGATAAATAGGCggccgctgctgctcgcctcggCTGCTGCTCCTGCTGGTTACTGCTCCTGCCAGCCAACCAGCGATGGAGGCGACAGCGACATGTATACGAAAAGGAAAAGCGAAAAACAAGATGATTGATGATGAGAAAAAATGAAGGGATTCTTATTGTATGGTACAGTATGGTATACGTCAGCATCACAGGATTTGGGGATCGTGCGGCTTATGGTAATGGTGATCCGGCAGGTAAACGAGATTACAAAACCATCAGGCTGGGGCTGGCGGCTGGCCCGGGCACATGCGCGGTTTCTAACGGGTCTCCGGCGCCAGGTCCACGCCGAGCCAGCAACGCGCAGGTGCAACTGTGCAAGAGAGACGAGCCGAGAGACCGAGCTGACTGTCCAAAGCGCCGGGAGGGACCGAACGAAACCACGGAAACCCGCGGGCTGCTTCGCCGGTCAACCGGGTCGTGTCTCGTGCGGGTGCCAATGTGGcgagtgttcggctggctggccggcTGGTCAGCCCACTCACAAAATACTGTTCATCTGTATAGTGTtttgaaataaaataatatttttttctcacaataattaGCCGAAATaatattttagtttatttttcagTTCTGTCGAACATATCCGTGACATGCGCTTCCGCCCCAGGCCAGGCCGGACCGGACTTGGCCCCAGCACCGGCGGCTAGCGCACGCCGCCAGGTCGCCTCCGAGGGCGAGGACAGACAGACGAGACACGTCGTTGCGAGTGCAGACTCTTCAGGCTTTAGCGGTGTACGGACTACGCAGCTGTCGTCGTCTGGTCATGGCTTGTTATAAATAATAATGAATTTttaattaaaataatattttttcttacATAAAATAGTCAGTCATATTTTTTCACGAACCAGCACCGGTCACGCTTGGCCACGAGGGCCGCGCGCGGTGACCATCGACGACCGTACACGGCGGTCGCGTGCCGGCCTGAATGTTGTTTGCCAGTGGTGTCACTGTGTGGTCCTGGAAACAGAACAGGGGAACAGGGACTAGACATTTATGACGCGTTCATCGTCCCGGGAATGATGACAGACTGACAGTGCGGCCTTGTTTAAAataaggttaggaatcagtattaggtgatgtagtatttttgtttgtatttaataattattgtctaatcatgatctaactaggctcaaaagattcgtctcgtaatttataatcaaactgtataattaattattttttatctacatttaatattctatatatatgtccaaagatttaatgcgacgaagagagagtgaaaaaacttgcgatCCAAACAAGGCCTGCATTTGCATCCGGCGCGACCACGGAATAGACACCGTGTGACTCGACAAGAAGCGAGGCCCCACTCGAGCCGCGGTTTTAGTTGATGCACATTTCGCCAAACACCGATTGGCATGGCCGTTTAGCGGTTGAAACGACTGCCATGGCCGTTTAACGGTTGAAAAAAATGTGGCCAATCTAAGAGAAAAGACTAGATTTTTTTTTGCTAAGAAAGGATTTGAACCTGCGTAGTTGGTTGTATAACTACACTTTCTACTTAAACAACTGGGTTAGACTCACTTTCTAATAATCATTTATAATAGTTGAAAAAATACTGAACTGTTAACCCGTGAATATGTGATGTCGTCGTCATCTGCAGCAGCTTCCTCAATCCTCGTCGGATCTCAGGCAGCAGGTCTCCGCTCCTAAATCCTAAAGATCTGCGGCAGCGGTCCGAGAAGAATCTATATTAACAAAACGGCAGGTACGAGCGTGAGATTCCACAGGCAGCCGCGGTTTTGGCAGAAGATTCTTCGCCTGGTCACACTAGAATTTTCTGACGGCTTGCTTTTGACGCTTTATGGAGTATATGTTTTTTTATCGTAATAAATCAGCGAATAATACTTTTTAGCCTGACTTATCAACGAAACGTATGTCGTTTGAGGACTAGGCAGCGGCACATATACCAAGGACAAGGGGAAAAGACCCTGCTGCCCCTATCTTTCCTTGGTCCCGCATGACACTCGCTCTCCTCCCCCATTCTCGATCCAGATCTCGGCCGCGCACCTATCTAGCACACGGGGCACACCAGCCCTCGCGCGGCCTCTGATGGCAGATTTGCGGACAGAGGAGGGGAGGGC harbors:
- the LOC136520071 gene encoding probable linoleate 9S-lipoxygenase 4, with the translated sequence MFWHGVADRLTGKNKEAWKEGKIRGTVKLVKKEVLDVGDFNASLLDGVHKILGWDEGVAFQLVSATAADPSNGGRGKVGTAAHLEEAVVSLKSKTDGETVFRVNFEWDESQGIPGAVLVRNLQHAEFFFKTLTLEGVPGRGTVVFVANSWIYPHELYSQERIFFANDTYLPSKMPATLVPYRQDELKILRGDENPGPYKEHDRVYRYDYYNDLGEPDKGEDHARPILGGNQEHPYPRRCRTGRHPTEKDPNSESRLFLLNLNIYVPRDERFGHLKMSDFLGYSLKAIIEAVLPTLGIIDDTPKEFDSFEDILGLYELGPEAPNNPLIAEVRKRIPSEFLRSILPNGSHDHPLKMPLPNIIKSDVLKKAPEFKFGWRTDEEFARETLAGVNPVIIKRLTEFPAKSTLDPSQYGDHTSKITEAHIQHNLEGLPVQNALKNNRLFILDHHDSFMPYLNKINKLEGNFIYASRTLLFLKDDGTLKPLAIELSLPHPDGEQHGTVSKVYTAAHTGVEGHLWQLAKAYACVNDSAWHQLISHWLNTHAVIEPFAIATNRQLSVVHPVHKLLSPHYRDTLNINALARQTLINAGGIFELTVFPGKYALGMSSDVYKSWNFNEQALPADLVKRGVAVPDQSSPYGVRLLIKDYPYAVDGLVIWWAIEQWVKEYLDVYYSNDGELQRDVELQAWWKEVREEAHGDLKDRDWWPRMNTVQQLARTCTTIIWVASALHAAVNFGQYPYAGYLPNRPTVSRRPMPEPGSDDYKKLEAGQKEADMVFIRTITSQFQTILGISLIEILSKHSSDEVYLGQRDEPERWTSDAKALDAFKRFGSRLVEIEKRIKTMNDNPTLKNRKGPVEMPYMLLYPNTSDVTGEKGEGLTAMGIPNSISI